The Pyrenophora tritici-repentis strain M4 chromosome 9, whole genome shotgun sequence sequence GACGCTGTCCATGTCCCTAAGATCTCACTTACACTATAATCTTGCAGAAAACGATTATTTGGATATTTCACTAATCCAATCGTTCTCCTGTCACCCCCCTTTGTAACCTGTGGAGAATTGATTTTTAAACAGTTGAGGTCCTCCGGAAATTCAATATTAGTAGGATTAGGCATAAGCTCAATAGACTGTGCAGCTATGTCCATCGCTTCTAGAAAGTAGTAGAATAAGGCATTAATAGTAGTAGCACACAATAGGAAAAAGTTGAGAAGTTTAAGTTTGGATGTAGGACTCAAGGCTTCTCACGCTCCTCTCAGCTTTGCTTGCGCTATGACGCCTGTAATTTAACTTGAAACCTTGGCATATTACTAGCGGAATAACATTTTTAATGCCTCATAGTAAACACATAGATCGTCAGGAGTGCACGGATATTAATCTGCATAAATGACAGATCACAATCTTAAGTTAAGATTATATGGCGCAATAATCCGTGTTAATTAGTTGTGATAACTGCTTACTATCCCTCAATGCTTGAAAGTGTCTTAGCCTAAAACTCTAATTATCAGACTCAGAAGCGGCATCAGAATCCGGAAACCCCTCAAACTCAGAGTCCTCAGATTCCTCAGACTCCTCAAGCGCTGCCTGCTTCTGTACAGCAGCCCACTGGTCGTCATCCTCGTACTCGTCTTCAAGTGAATTGAAATGCTCCTCAAGATCAGAGTCATAGTCAACCTCTTCTTCACACTCATCGCTATCGTCACCTTTAACGTACGGCTTATCAGCCTCCAGCTCAATATCAGCGTCACCAAGTAAGTCGAGAATGCTAGGTGGCTCCCGTTGCCTTATTATATTAGTATCTCTGTGATAAAAGGATGTGATAAACTTACTGCCAGTCATTATCAGTTACGACTTTCATCTCATCAGGTGTAAGTTCCTCCACGAACTTCTCAAACTCTCTCTTAGCCTCCTTGCTCTCAAAGTCGTTGTTGTTAAGCTTTGCTAATCCTTCTTGATAGGTCTTTCGAAGAATCTTTTGCAAAACACCACCTGAGCCGTAAATTCTTGCTATTCCTCTACCACTAATGTCATGGGTGGGCTTGTCATCTTTGCTAAGCACTTTCGCAATCGTGATCTCGTGTTTTCTCATATCCACCTGCTTAGTGATCGCATCCCATTTACGATGCACATGAGTTAGGTTTGTCTCTAGCCATTCAGCTATAGTCTATTAGCAGATGTCTATGATAAACAGCTGTGATAACTTACCAGACTTTTTCTGGGTAAACCGCTTCTCTGAAAGTATATCCCACTCTTTCTCTAGCAGCTTAGCCTGTCTAGCACTATTTGCTAATTTATACTTAGGCTGTTGCAAAAGCGATTTCTTCAGTTGGTACTTCGCGGAGCGGTCGGCTGTTCTAACGCTTTCAAgtaccttctcctctttatcGAAAAGAGCTTTGCGTTCACGTTGAGCAATAGCACGGGCGCTACCACTCAGAGAGCCAGTATAGGGGACGCTCAAATTGAtaggtcggccttttcgtAAACCCCACTACCTCTTTGATCTAAGATACCGTCAATCTCGTCAGCTTCACACGCAAATCCCTGCTTATATTAGCATAAGCTGTGATAAATGGCTGTGATTATTACATCGGTAAGCTGCTCCCACTCATCTTGTTCGAACCCAGGCGGAGGTTCAagtttgatggctggaactaggccttcaggtacgtcgccgacttgctctttcgcgacaggcatggcggggactgtgataatgcgctgttgtaaatggggtgtttTCAATGTAGTAAAGAGAGTTATTAGGTGTTGGGAGTTACTGGGCGTCAGGGGCTGGAGAAATGGGTAGACAGCATTATGCTCACCTAGAAatggtccgtgcgctgctgcctgcgCTAGCGCGAAAACGCGGAAATTACCCAAAATGACCAACACATCGATGATTCCTTCATTTTTGGGCTGCACGCATGCGCGAGCTCGGCGTTTATCACAGCAGTTTAACACGTTTGTATGATATGCTCGCTACTGATTTTGCAACAGAAATGGTTGTATGCGATCGTGAAACAGCAAATTACGTCATGcagtccgtgcgctgctgcctttacTAGTGCGAAAATCGggaaattgccgtcgcccaaactttccagctacctaactCTTTCAGCCTACTACTTTCTTAATTGTCGACCACATTTATCACAGTAATTAATCACATACGTCGCCTACGTTCATCATCTACTCTACTACGCAATGGCAAGGACAAAACCACGGCCTAAGGTCACCGGTAAAGCCGGCCGGGGTGGTCCTGATGGCAAGACAGTTACTGGCGGCAAGCCGGCTCAGAAGGCCCTTGCTAGTAAGGCTAGACGTCAAGTAGCAGGAAAGTCTACGCGAAAGGCACCTGTAGCTgttaagaagaagcgcaagtttaAGGCCGGCAGTAGGTTATCACAgtcgtttatcacagctattTTCTAATTTAGCTTAGCTGTCGCATTACGGGAAATCAAGAGATACCAGAGAGGTTTTGAACTACTCTTGCGAAAACTCCCCTTTTCCCGCGTAGTGCGCGAATTTGCACAGGTGCACAAGGCCGATATCCGCTTTCAACGATCTGCAATCGAAGCTCTTCAGGAAGCTACAGAAGCTTTCTTAGTTGGTTATTTTGAGGGTATAGTCTATCTACCCTATACTATTTTTCATTTAATAACTTTTATAGACTGCAACATCAATGCTATTCACGCAAAGAGGGTTACTATTCAAGAGAAGGATTCTCAATTGGCTAGGCGCTACTTTGCGCGCGAGTTACTAGCTTTTCTCTAGATTATAAGATATATCTAGATACACGTGCTTAAATGCTAGCTGGCGAAGCCTCTGTATATTATAAATGAAACTAGTTAATGCTACACTGTGTTAATCTACTGTGATACTATATAAACTTTTCTTTTATTGAAATCTATATTATACATCTTGCAATTTTTTTActataacccaaccctaacccatggtccgtgcgaccccaacccaaccccaacccaaccctaagcttggcgctgacaaatgggttggggttgggttggggtcgcaaaatttctaacccaaccccaaccacaccccgacccatttgccagcgtatCTATATCCTATAGAGATTAGACGCTTAATAGCTAGCTAAATAGTTCATATAACCCTTTAGATTAACTTTAAATCTATAAAAAATCTCGCCCTACTATATGGTCTTAATCTAAGAGATATACGCGGTAGCTATAGGCGTAGATCTAACTCTAATCTAGTTATAGATCCGTAGTGCAGTGTCTAATCTACGTAGGCTCATACTATTTAAAGTACTACCTAAACTAGCTCTTAAGGATTTTATTAGGAGATTAGTACTAATAGACTATACTAGGGCTTCTCGCGTATAGGTAAGCTGCTATATCTATAATCTTAGGCTAGAACTTCTTAGGGAAGTTTACACTAAGGCGTATTTTAATTAACTTTATAATTAGCTCTTAGCCTACTTACTTTACTAAGCTATTTAGCTTATATATATATAGTAGAGGACTAAGAATTTTAATCTATTTCTCTTTAGTCTATTCCTTGTATCTTAATCGCCCTGTCTAAGGCAAGGTAGTAGTATTATTATCTTAATAGATTTCTATAATCTATAAGTTATACTTCTATTTTACCTAAGCTTTAAAGGTTATAATTACCTATATAATCTCTAATAGAGTGTTCCTATAGATATTATAATTGAAGATTTTACCTAAAAAATCTTCTTTTATAATTAGAGTAAACTACTTATTTAATCGTCTTTTTAGAAAATCAAACAGATCCTACAAGACTTGATAGAATA is a genomic window containing:
- a CDS encoding DNA-pol-phi multi-domain protein, with the protein product MPVAKEQVGDVPEGLVPAIKLEPPPGFEQDEWEQLTDGFACEADEIDGRPINLSVPYTGSLSGSARAIAQRERKALFDKEEKVLESVRTADRSAKYQLKKSLLQQPKYKLANSARQAKLLEKEWDILSEKRFTQKKSAEWLETNLTHVHRKWDAITKQVDMRKHEITIAKVLSKDDKPTHDISGRGIARIYGSGGVLQKILRKTYQEGLAKLNNNDFESKEAKREFEKFVEELTPDEMKVVTDNDWQQREPPSILDLLGDADIELEADKPYVKGDDSDECEEEVDYDSDLEEHFNSLEDEYEDDDQWAAVQKQAALEESEESEDSEFEGFPDSDAASESDN
- a CDS encoding HHT1, Histones H3 and H4: MARTKPRPKVTGKAGRGGPDGKTVTGGKPAQKALASKARRQVAGKSTRKAPVAVKKKRKFKAGTVALREIKRYQRGFELLLRKLPFSRVVREFAQVHKADIRFQRSAIEALQEATEAFLVGYFEDCNINAIHAKRVTIQEKDSQLARRYFARELLAFL